Part of the Triticum urartu cultivar G1812 chromosome 2, Tu2.1, whole genome shotgun sequence genome, TAAACGGGGGCGTCAAAGTCACATTTGTCATAGACATAAGCTACTAAATCTCTGTATATAAGTTGTGAAATAGACATCCATACAATAGTCCACCTCCATCCTTTGCTCGCACTCCCCAACAATACCCCGCTTGCATCCTCCTCGCAATCATCATTTCACCAGCCCTATAAACCTCTCGGTGGCGCCAATGTTCCTAGAACTATGCCATCACCCTTCAGTGATGTGTTGATATGTTCGATGGGTATCCATCGAGTATGGATACCCATCGGGCATATGTATAGGTATGTGATTATTGTACCCTCACCATACCCTACCCATTTCTATGCTTTATCTATAAAAAACTTCTTTGCACATATGTAGCCTGGATCGATGTCAACTCTTTTTTGTTTGAGTAAGTTTGGTATCTTTATTGATTAACTACATAAGGTACAACAAAAGTATCCTAAAGTGGAAGTAGCCATACGTATTGACAATACTCGAGAGTAAGAGATTTTTTTACAAAATTGTGCTCTTCCATATTAGATGCTCTCCCCTTTTGAATGATGGCCACCTCCTAGAAAGAATTTCGGTAGCCTTAATCTCCATGGGCATCATAATGTACGCGCCTTCACTCGCTCCATTGGCAGGGAATTCGACATATAAAGGAGCCTTGCCAAGCCACGGGTCCAACCAGATAAGGTCCCATCTCCATTTCCTATGGAAATGTTTATACCGAGGTGGATATCATGTTTGATCACCTGGAAGGACTCCCAGAACTAGGAGCGCTCCCTTCGATCACAAGGGAGGAACTCGGCAGCCCTGCATGCATTTAGCTTTTATAAGATGCAACCATAGCCCTCCCTCATCCTTTAGAATCACCACACCCATCTCAGCATAAGGGACACATTCATGCATTGGGCTGCCAGAATACGTTAACCCCATGGGCCCTTAGGGAAGCATATATCAGCCCACTTAACCATATGGTATTTCTGGTGCCGATTGACCGCTTGTCAGAAGAATTGTGATAGATCCTTGTCAAATGAGCTATGTACCTCTTTTGATATAATATACAATCCCATCATATACATGGGAGGCTAGAGAGACAAGAGTCTATATGCATGAATTTACTCCCTTTAGAGGAGAATCTCCAGCGCCACGACTCCGTCTTGAATGCAACGCGCCCCAAAAGTAGGCCAAAGTCCCTGGTATGGATCATAGAATTAGAAAGCGGCATCCCCAAGTATCCAAGGATAACCTACAATTAGGTTCTCTGCTATTTGGCGCTTGTTCTCCAATGAAAACACCATGACCACAACCCCACTCTTATCGAAGTTGATATAAAGTCCCAGCATGAACGCATGAAAGGAGTAGGAACGTAAGATTGATGATATCCAGTTACGACCCTCATAGCATGATCATGATGTCATATGCATATTGTAGATGTGCCACACCATGCAGCTCTAGGGATAATATGCGCAACCACACCAGAGATGTGATCAGTCATCATAGCTTCATCCAGGATGTCCGCCAGGGCGTCAACGAGAAGGTTAAAGAAGAGGAGAGAAATAGATACCCCGACCTCACCCCGCGCGACGACCTATAAAATAGGCGCTCACCTCTCCATTAACATTGGTAGTGGTGCTATCACTCATGACCATCTCCATGGTCCAACAACACCGACGAACATCGAACCCCCTCCGGTTAGGGACTTGGCGGAGAAATGACCAGTCCAAGCGATTGTAAGCATTATAGAAATTTAGCTGAAGGAACACACCCTTCTAGCACTGAACCTTAACCTAATGAACAATTCATGATGCTCTAGGGTCGCATCGTGAATACGGCGCCCCTTAACAAAGGTGAACTAGTAAGGGTGTGTGAGGCATTCCACCACCAGGGCAAACCGTGTTGCACACACCTTAGCAAATATCCATTGAAGGACATTTATCACCGTGAACGGTCTAATGTGACCGATATCTGTTTCCCCAACTAATTTTGGGATTAGGGAACCACACGGAAGTTCAAATGGGACATATACAATGTCCCAATGTAGAATTTTTAGAACATTCGCTTAATCATCGCCTAAAGATGCTCTCAAAACTAATGGAAAAAGGAGACTAGGAGGCCATTCAAACAAGACACCAAACTAGCCTTCACCTCTGCAATCGCCGGACCAACCTCCTCAGGAAAGAATGAGAGGGTCAGTTCCGCATTCTCGTCGGCAGACACCCTTGCCTCTGCTGGCCAGCAGTTTACACCCACCGCAACCCTAAACCAGGGCTCCACCATGAAGATCTCCTTATAGAAGGTATAGATATGTACCAAGATAGTCCTGCAACCTTCAAGAGGACCGCTTCTTTCCCAAGGCATGGGCGATGGCCCATTTACTATGCCGCATATTCGCAATGCCATGGAAGTAAGCAGCGTCGGCATCCCGTGGAGAGGCCAATTCCGACGACTGCGTTGACGCGATAAAATCTTTCCACCCTTGAATATCTTCATAACGATAaagccccccctccccccccccccccgccgccgctTTGGATTAAGCAACCATCCGATACAACGAGCTCATTGGGCCGCAGCACAAACAagcccaaaagaaaaaaaagagaaacaaaTGTCGACAATGGCAGATCGACGAAACGAAGATGGCTGGGAACCGTTGCACCCTCCGGAGAAGTACCACCGCGCTTCTAGCACTCCAAAGCGCCGCATACCGAGCAACACCTTCAAGAAGGAATgcgacgccgccgccgctgctacCCAGACAAGTCCTAGGGTTTTCCCCGGTACGCAGAGGGCAGTGGGGAAGGGGTATACCCGACGCCCTTCAGGAAGGTCCGGCGGCGCGCACATGCGTCACCGCGTCGATGCCGGATGAGCCGTCAGGGATTTCTCCAAACCCAAACCACCACCCGGGACAATTCAAAGTGCACCACCAGACCTGCCGCCCACCAACATGTGCCACCATGGTCAGCGAACCAACCTCGTCATCTTCCTGAGGCCACCGACACGAGACCTGGAGGAGGGACGAGGAGCCAACGAGCTCGGGGGCATCCGCAACTCAGCCGATGAGAGGGGacagccaccgccgccgccgcagagCCGACCGGACATGACGACAGAAGCTTACCAGGCCCGAACAGGCCCGACCGGGCCCCAAAGGGTCCGGACAACCCCTGCCATCATGTTGTAGCACATCGGCCGAAGGAGCCGCCACCACCCGCAGCCCCCGACTCCGCACAACCTCCACCAGGGAGCCACGCCGCCACACGCTGGCCCGCCCAACCTAGATGGGCCCAAAAGGGCCTAGATCTGCGCAGAGCGGATGCCGCCGGCCAGCCACACCACCACGCGCCCCGCGGCCAACGGCCACGTCGCCGCATCAGGAATGCCCGCGACCCACAGAACCCCGCGCCCCTACACAAGCGTGGAAAGAAGGGCccgtcgccgccatcgccgcgcGGGCAGCGCCCGGCGGACCATGCCGACAACAGCGGCAGGAGGGAGCGGCGGGGGCGGAAGGCTGGAggagaggacggcggcggcggcagggggcCGAGCGAGCGAAGCCGTCCAACTCTATAAAACCTCAGCTGAATATCTTCATAATGTAGGCCTCAAAGTCCGACCAAATTCGTCCGCTGTCACATGAAGCTTAGGGTTCCATGGTTGGTTCTCGAACTTGCCAGATGCCGACGCTGATGGGAAAACATTTTGCCTATTGCATAGGTCCTTTTATTGATTATTAGCATCCATAAGGacaagacacacacacacacacacacacactgacacacacacacatgtatGATGCATATAGTCTACAACTTGCGATCGAGAACAACACTCCAGTTGTATATATGTCCGTCGATTGATCGTCTACATGAGGAGCCCCCTGGCTATGCGGCCGTCAGCGCCCTGGGGAAAGAAGCCGCCGGCCTGGGCGGGGCTTCCGGTGCCGTACACGATGCCGAGGATCTCCTCGGGCGTGCGATCGTAAGCGAGCGAGTAGCGGTCGCCGGCGATGATGTTCCCCACGGTCTGCCCCTCGGGCCCCTCACCCGGCGCCACCACTAGCCCCTCGTCCTTCACCCCCCTCCTCCCAAGCTCGTTCCGCAGCTCGGAGATGTGCGCGGTCACCTCCGCCACACCAACACCATAGCTCGCCACCCGCGACAGTCCGCGCTCGTACAGCAGGGCCCGGATCACCGCGTCCTGTGCGGATTCCACGCCCAGCAGTCCCGCCACCAGCTGCGTGCAATCAATCACAGAAGTACGACAAGTTAATTAGAGTATCACGTACATGTAATTAATGGGAATATCGATCAGTACGCATGCACGCATTTTGTGTGTCTGATCGATACGGCTGGTGGTAGGGTGATCACGCGTGTGGTGTAGCCTAGGTACGTACCCTTCTGGCCTGAGGAGTGAGGAGCTTGGGGTTGGCGCCGACGTAGCCGGTCAGGCCGACGTACGGGATGATGTAGGAGGCGATGAGGAAGTTGAGGCTGTTCTCGTAGGGGTTGAAGGGCGGGTCCAGCGTCGTGTTCATCGCCTGCTCCACGATCTTGCCGATGTTGGTCGCGCTGATGTCCAGCTGCGGCCGCGGGAATCCCCTCACGTTCTGCTTGATCGCCCTGCACAGACACACGCACGTACTGTTCATAAACGACATGCTAGTATGCTACTTCTCTGCTACTAATATTTCTTGGTCGGGAGAGAGTCCGAGTGGCCGAATTGTGAGGTTAATTGCGTACGTACCTGAGGTGGCCAACTTCTTGGTAGCAGAACTGTGTGGCGACGTCTCGGACGAAGGGGGTGAGGACGGCGGTCTGGCCACCGATGGGATGCGGGCCGCCGCCGGTGAGGTTGACGTCGATGCCATCGAGGCCGTAGCCCAGCGCCGACCAGCAGAAGAACTCCGCCTCCAGGTACTCGAGGTTCAGCGGGAACTCCAGCAGGTCCACGTCCGATTGTGGCAGCagcgtgccgccgccgccgaagaaCCCGCGGTACCGTGCCCACTCGTTGTCCATGTCCTGCGCCCGGCAGACGCCGCCGCAGAGAGCAGCCGCCACCAAGGCGACCACCACGACGAAGGTGGCCGGCGCAGCCATGGCAATACTACTTGCAGCTCGTAGTATGATCACGAGTTGGGAGTTTGGACGCCAAGGATGATGGTAGGATCACTGATCTGCAGGTTTGGGGGACTTGACTTGTGCGTGTTCTCGTCCTCGCGATCGGCGAATGTAATATAGGCGGTGCGGCACATGCGGAAGGGGTGCAACGTGGAGCGTGACGTGGACGGGAACGGGAAGAGGAGTGGGGGTGGCGCGCCAAGGGTGTGGCGTCCGCGGGAGCTACGTGTGGCGTTGTTTAAACGGCAGGTCGCTGTTTCCTTTGTCTTGGAGGAAATTTGAGTGGGTCGACCATTACTCCATTGTGTGACGTTTTCTGTGCAGTTTTCTAGTTTTGGACCTTACCATGGGCTCCTGAAGCACACACAATGGTGGCGCAAATTAGACAAGTTCCCATACACGAAATGGGGCATGCGATGTGCGCTCAGAAAGAAAGGTAGGAAGGGCGAAGAAACAGTCACATATGCTTGCAAGGCATTATAGgacagtgcttgaaaggaaactATTAGCATGATGTAATACCTCTTTTTTACGTTAGCAACGTGTATAACTTTTTTTGCGCAAAAAAATGTATAACTTTTCCCCCGAAAAAAAAGCAAAGTGTATAACTTTTTAA contains:
- the LOC125541683 gene encoding desiccation-related protein PCC13-62-like; the encoded protein is MAAPATFVVVVALVAAALCGGVCRAQDMDNEWARYRGFFGGGGTLLPQSDVDLLEFPLNLEYLEAEFFCWSALGYGLDGIDVNLTGGGPHPIGGQTAVLTPFVRDVATQFCYQEVGHLRAIKQNVRGFPRPQLDISATNIGKIVEQAMNTTLDPPFNPYENSLNFLIASYIIPYVGLTGYVGANPKLLTPQARRLVAGLLGVESAQDAVIRALLYERGLSRVASYGVGVAEVTAHISELRNELGRRGVKDEGLVVAPGEGPEGQTVGNIIAGDRYSLAYDRTPEEILGIVYGTGSPAQAGGFFPQGADGRIARGLLM